The following are encoded in a window of Coregonus clupeaformis isolate EN_2021a chromosome 22, ASM2061545v1, whole genome shotgun sequence genomic DNA:
- the LOC121573035 gene encoding protein TBATA isoform X1 encodes MSERPIFDPFGENKPEPSVSRHPHASPFSLGNRELTTVSLKVAEDSPLCHKPRVTLSTQRSSARFGAPSHSPFFCRNNPHPQRVRHVKGINDKQICVVNDVTFGQMPQYCLGRVLTPEKNLVLQSNMPTAAIGTNSTYLPIDVLTGLQFFPLKQMDSPSLRLLTKAWREELRELTERAGLLGPGGRGSGVPLFPQSSCVSALGGSTDREGNLTLQLMVIDMLCQILQTESIGDVQQWILTAGQREKDQVLSLLCSALAKDPVSAYEAPGGEQLTVKEVQNLCPASRMASISEEDTTRDHSLEMMSNCDSGKLEDADTERAESKTSTERHSARPLSTQRTLGSPTVCHLNQKVVLRYTKRALTPHTPPEVFQAEWPNYTQQTPDPLVI; translated from the exons GCCAGAGCCCAGTGTGTCCAGGCATCCCCATGCCTCGCCCTTCTCTCTGGGCAATCGTGAGCTCACCACTGTGTCCCTGAAAGTGGCAGAGGATAGCCCGCTATGCCACAAGCCCAGAGTGACCCTCTCCACCCAGCGCAGCAGTGCCCGCTTCGGAGCACCCAGCCACAGCCCCTTCTTCTGTAGGAACAACCCCCACCCACAGAGGGTCAGGCACGTCAAGG GTATCAATGACAAACAAATCTGTGTTGTCAATGATGTCACCTTTGGCCAGATGCCCCAGTACTGCTTGGGCAGGGTCCTGACCCCTGAGAAGAATCTGGTGTTGCAGTCAAACATGCCAACGGCGGCCATCGGCACCAACAGCACTTACCTCCCTATTGACGTCCTCACGGGCCTCCAGTTCTTCCCCCTGAAGCAGATGGATTCCCCCTCTCTGAGGTTAC TGACCAAGGCCTGGCGTGAGGAGTTGCGAGAGTTGACAGAGAGGGCAGGGCTTTTGGGACCAGGTGGAAGAG GCAGTGGTGTCCCCTTATTCCCCCAGTCCAGCTGTGTGTCAGCCCTCGGGGGGtctacagacagagaggggaaccTAACACTACAGCTGATG GTGATTGATATGCTGTGTCAGATACTGCAGACTGAGTCTATAGGGGATGTCCAGCAATGGATTCTGACAGCTGGTCAAAGAG AAAAGGACCAGGTTCTAAGTCTGCTGTGTTCCGCCCTGGCCAAGGACCCTGTCTCAGCCTATGAGGCTCCGGGAGGAGAGCAGCTGACAGTGAAGGAGGTTCAAAACCTCTGTCCTGCCTCCAGAATGGCTTCGATCAGTGAGGAGGATACCACCAG AGATCATTCCCTAGAAATGATGTCAAACTGTGACTCTG GTAAACTGGAGGATGCAGACACAGAGAGGGCAGAGTCCAAGACCTCCACGGAGAGGCACAGCGCCAGACCCCTGAGTACCCAGAGGACCCTAGGTAGCCCCACCGTGTGTCACCTCAACCAGAAAGTGGTCCTACGCTACACCAAGCGGGCCCTGACGCCTCACACGCCACCAGAAGTGTTCCAGGCCGAATGGCCCAACTATACCCAGCAGACACCTGACCCACTCGTGATTTAA
- the LOC121573035 gene encoding protein TBATA isoform X2 codes for MSERPIFDPFGENKPEPSVSRHPHASPFSLGNRELTTVSLKVAEDSPLCHKPRVTLSTQRSSARFGAPSHSPFFCRNNPHPQRVRHVKGINDKQICVVNDVTFGQMPQYCLGRVLTPEKNLVLQSNMPTAAIGTNSTYLPIDVLTGLQFFPLKQMDSPSLRLLTKAWREELRELTERAGLLGPGGRGSGVPLFPQSSCVSALGGSTDREGNLTLQLMILQTESIGDVQQWILTAGQREKDQVLSLLCSALAKDPVSAYEAPGGEQLTVKEVQNLCPASRMASISEEDTTRDHSLEMMSNCDSGKLEDADTERAESKTSTERHSARPLSTQRTLGSPTVCHLNQKVVLRYTKRALTPHTPPEVFQAEWPNYTQQTPDPLVI; via the exons GCCAGAGCCCAGTGTGTCCAGGCATCCCCATGCCTCGCCCTTCTCTCTGGGCAATCGTGAGCTCACCACTGTGTCCCTGAAAGTGGCAGAGGATAGCCCGCTATGCCACAAGCCCAGAGTGACCCTCTCCACCCAGCGCAGCAGTGCCCGCTTCGGAGCACCCAGCCACAGCCCCTTCTTCTGTAGGAACAACCCCCACCCACAGAGGGTCAGGCACGTCAAGG GTATCAATGACAAACAAATCTGTGTTGTCAATGATGTCACCTTTGGCCAGATGCCCCAGTACTGCTTGGGCAGGGTCCTGACCCCTGAGAAGAATCTGGTGTTGCAGTCAAACATGCCAACGGCGGCCATCGGCACCAACAGCACTTACCTCCCTATTGACGTCCTCACGGGCCTCCAGTTCTTCCCCCTGAAGCAGATGGATTCCCCCTCTCTGAGGTTAC TGACCAAGGCCTGGCGTGAGGAGTTGCGAGAGTTGACAGAGAGGGCAGGGCTTTTGGGACCAGGTGGAAGAG GCAGTGGTGTCCCCTTATTCCCCCAGTCCAGCTGTGTGTCAGCCCTCGGGGGGtctacagacagagaggggaaccTAACACTACAGCTGATG ATACTGCAGACTGAGTCTATAGGGGATGTCCAGCAATGGATTCTGACAGCTGGTCAAAGAG AAAAGGACCAGGTTCTAAGTCTGCTGTGTTCCGCCCTGGCCAAGGACCCTGTCTCAGCCTATGAGGCTCCGGGAGGAGAGCAGCTGACAGTGAAGGAGGTTCAAAACCTCTGTCCTGCCTCCAGAATGGCTTCGATCAGTGAGGAGGATACCACCAG AGATCATTCCCTAGAAATGATGTCAAACTGTGACTCTG GTAAACTGGAGGATGCAGACACAGAGAGGGCAGAGTCCAAGACCTCCACGGAGAGGCACAGCGCCAGACCCCTGAGTACCCAGAGGACCCTAGGTAGCCCCACCGTGTGTCACCTCAACCAGAAAGTGGTCCTACGCTACACCAAGCGGGCCCTGACGCCTCACACGCCACCAGAAGTGTTCCAGGCCGAATGGCCCAACTATACCCAGCAGACACCTGACCCACTCGTGATTTAA